The following are encoded together in the Neomonachus schauinslandi chromosome 15, ASM220157v2, whole genome shotgun sequence genome:
- the PHB gene encoding prohibitin has protein sequence MAAKVFESIGKFGLALAVAGGVVNSALYNVDAGHRAVIFDRFRGVQDIVVGEGTHFLIPWVQKPIIFDCRSRPRNVPVITGSKDLQNVNITLRILFRPVASQLPRIFTSIGEDYDERVLPSITTEILKSVVARFDAGELITQRELVSRQVSDDLTERAATFGLILDDVSLTHLTFGKEFTEAVEAKQVAQQEAERARFVVEKAEQQKKAAIISAEGDSKAAELIANSLATAGDGLIELRKLEAAEDIAYQLSRSRNITYLPAGQSVLLQLPQ, from the exons ATGGCTGCCAAAGTGTTTGAGTCCATTGGCAAGTTCGGCCTGGCCTTAGCTGTTGCAGGAGGAGTGGTGAACTCTGCCTTGTATAACG TGgatgctgggcacagagctgtCATCTTTGACCGGTTCCGTGGTGTACAGGACATTGTGGTAGGAGAAGGGACTCACTTTCTCATCCCTTGGGTACAGAAACCCATTATCTTTGATTGCCGCTCTCGACCACGTAATGTGCCAGTGATCACTGGTAGCAAAG ATTTACAGAACGTCAACATTACCCTGCGCATCCTTTTCCGGCCCGTTGCCAGCCAGCTTCCCCGCATCTTCACCAGCATCGGGGAGGACTATGATGAGCGGGTGCTACCATCCATCACTACAGAGATCCTCAAGTCGGTGGTG GCTCGCTTTGACGCTGGAGAACTGATCACCCAGAGAGAGCTGGTCTCCAGACAGGTGAGCGATGACCTTACAGAGCGAGCAGCGACCTTTGGGCTCATCCTGGATGACGTGTCCTTG ACACATCTGACCTTCGGGAAGGAGTTCACAGAAGCGGTAGAAGCCAAACAGGtggctcagcaggaagcagaGAGGGCCAGATTTGTGGTGGAAAAG GCTGAGCAGCAGAAGAAGGCGGCCATCATCTCTGCCGAGGGCGACTCCAAGGCCGCCGAGCTGATTGCCAACTCGCTCGCCACCGCGGGCGATGGCCTCATCGAGCTGCGCAAGCTGGAGGCCGCAGAGGACATCGCGTACCAGCTGTCGCGCTCTCGGAACATCACGTACCTGCCGGCTGGGCAGTCCGTGCTCCTGCAGCTGCCACAGTGA